The following proteins come from a genomic window of Thermoproteus sp.:
- a CDS encoding SPFH domain-containing protein, protein MLLQLGLVLAAVVAFIVLIIIISLLASAIKVIPEYQRAVRFRLGRITGLIGPGLVFIIPIIDTIIRYDLRIEVVDVPQQKALTKDNVEVTIDAAVYQRVVDPLKVAVTVKNHVPAVATFAAATLRDVVGMVDLDTLLTHREEIAKKIAEIVDEHVTPWGVKVTGVAIRDIKLPEALVRAMASQAEAERLRRAKITIASAEYEASKIYLEAAETYSKNPVAVQLRQIDALLEMAREHNLIVVTPSSLEFVSLPLALSRATAQQQSGGQEGGGQKQ, encoded by the coding sequence ATGTTGCTCCAATTGGGCCTGGTCCTAGCCGCCGTCGTGGCTTTCATAGTGCTTATAATCATAATATCGCTGTTGGCCTCCGCCATAAAGGTCATACCGGAATACCAACGTGCTGTGAGGTTCCGTTTAGGTAGAATAACCGGCCTTATCGGGCCCGGCTTGGTCTTTATAATACCAATCATAGATACCATTATCCGCTACGACTTACGTATAGAAGTGGTTGATGTGCCGCAACAAAAGGCCTTGACTAAAGACAACGTAGAGGTCACTATAGACGCCGCCGTGTACCAGAGAGTTGTCGATCCCCTTAAGGTCGCAGTGACCGTTAAGAACCACGTGCCCGCAGTGGCCACCTTCGCCGCGGCCACTTTAAGAGACGTGGTGGGCATGGTCGATCTGGACACCCTCCTTACACATAGAGAGGAGATCGCCAAGAAGATAGCCGAAATTGTAGACGAACACGTAACTCCCTGGGGTGTCAAGGTGACGGGCGTAGCTATACGCGACATAAAGCTCCCCGAGGCGCTAGTTAGGGCCATGGCCTCTCAAGCCGAGGCCGAGAGGTTGCGGAGAGCCAAAATCACCATAGCCTCGGCCGAATACGAGGCCAGTAAAATATACCTAGAGGCCGCCGAGACCTATTCTAAAAACCCCGTCGCGGTTCAGTTGAGGCAAATAGATGCATTGTTGGAAATGGCTAGAGAACACAACTTGATCGTCGTGACCCCCTCGTCTCTGGAGTTCGTGTCGCTTCCGTTGGCGCTATCTAGAGCGACCGCCCAACAACAAAGCGGTGGACAGGAGGGAGGCGGCCAAAAGCAGTAA
- a CDS encoding nodulation protein NfeD, which translates to MRGAVLAALLLVALVYAQQTYYVKNIYVVTIDNTIGPYTVSQISRAITSAEQSSGAVLILLNTPGGLADSTLQAIQMIGSSTAPVIGFVYPDYGYAWSGGTYILLSTHIAAMAPHTVIGSCQPIEGTTPINESKILNAFASYLAAAMSSYGRNATYAYLCVQRNLNLDAEEALRYHVINFVADSIGQLLEEANGTSVRGERVVFVSPTLIYIRPTVGEMFQAWLMDPIVESVLSLLALLVIIVAIASGHPLAAALGVVLFLLSVLPYISTDWLWVALFVMGVALLFTAMFASGSTHGILEGAGAVLIVLSFLSLFPPFQLQGQPVLISNYWPLVGSAIALLAVLIGLVAFIAWKAVSVHLRRPVSEALLTLKGLEGVAVDDIGPNKPGYVVVLGEYWKAISKTEVKKGCRVRVVEAGELVVVEPTQCL; encoded by the coding sequence ATGAGGGGCGCGGTTTTGGCGGCCCTCCTTTTGGTTGCGTTGGTCTACGCCCAACAGACGTATTACGTTAAGAACATATATGTAGTTACGATAGACAACACCATAGGGCCCTATACCGTATCTCAGATATCAAGGGCGATTACTTCGGCCGAACAGAGCTCGGGCGCCGTCTTAATACTTTTAAACACGCCTGGGGGGCTCGCAGACTCTACGCTCCAAGCCATACAGATGATAGGATCCTCTACGGCGCCAGTTATAGGATTCGTATATCCCGACTACGGCTACGCTTGGTCGGGCGGCACGTACATACTGCTGTCGACCCACATAGCGGCCATGGCGCCGCACACCGTAATAGGCTCTTGTCAGCCCATAGAGGGGACCACGCCCATAAACGAATCCAAGATACTCAACGCCTTCGCCAGCTACCTCGCCGCCGCCATGTCGTCATACGGCAGAAACGCCACTTACGCTTATCTGTGTGTCCAGCGGAATTTAAATCTAGATGCAGAGGAGGCTCTGCGCTACCACGTGATAAACTTCGTGGCGGACAGCATAGGGCAACTACTAGAGGAGGCGAACGGGACCTCCGTTAGGGGCGAGCGGGTAGTCTTCGTGAGCCCCACATTGATTTACATAAGGCCGACTGTCGGCGAGATGTTCCAAGCGTGGCTCATGGACCCAATAGTCGAGAGCGTGTTGTCGCTCCTGGCCCTATTGGTTATAATTGTGGCCATCGCCTCTGGACATCCCCTAGCGGCCGCTCTAGGCGTAGTGCTCTTCTTGCTTTCAGTGTTGCCCTACATATCTACTGACTGGCTGTGGGTCGCCCTATTCGTTATGGGGGTTGCTCTGTTGTTTACCGCCATGTTCGCCAGCGGTTCCACACATGGAATATTGGAGGGGGCCGGCGCCGTGTTGATAGTACTGAGCTTCTTGAGTTTATTCCCTCCATTTCAACTACAGGGACAGCCCGTGCTGATTTCGAACTACTGGCCGCTGGTGGGCTCTGCCATAGCTCTACTGGCCGTCCTGATAGGCCTAGTGGCGTTCATAGCCTGGAAGGCCGTGTCGGTACATTTAAGGCGTCCTGTATCTGAGGCCCTCCTGACCCTAAAAGGCCTTGAGGGCGTCGCTGTAGACGACATAGGCCCAAATAAGCCGGGCTATGTTGTGGTGTTAGGCGAGTACTGGAAGGCCATCTCTAAGACTGAGGTCAAGAAGGGATGTAGGGTACGTGTAGTCGAGGCGGGAGAGCTAGTGGTCGTAGAGCCGACCCAATGTCTTTAA
- a CDS encoding nuclease-related domain-containing protein: MCLKRAVEDAVRGLQLDEEERRCLEEAGLYRAGLLAPRPYLIYKALEKGVQLDLSSLSRYLSWQEFEEIILHILEGWGYSARRDFRLECRGRKAEFDIVAWSKKYVLAIEAKHWKYGGGKWAEVARSHAEKTRICLERLKSLAPRVVPVVVTLTSTGAVIEGVPVLSISLLPDFLRNVDDLDDQILVFI; the protein is encoded by the coding sequence GTGTGTTTAAAGAGGGCCGTCGAGGACGCCGTCAGAGGCCTACAGCTAGACGAAGAGGAAAGGCGATGTCTAGAAGAGGCCGGTCTCTACAGAGCTGGCCTCTTGGCGCCGCGGCCCTATTTGATATACAAGGCGTTGGAGAAGGGCGTCCAGTTGGACCTTTCATCTCTCTCTAGGTACTTGAGCTGGCAAGAATTTGAGGAGATAATACTACACATACTAGAAGGCTGGGGCTATTCGGCGCGTAGAGATTTCAGGCTGGAGTGCAGAGGCCGTAAGGCCGAGTTCGACATAGTCGCGTGGTCGAAAAAATACGTATTGGCCATAGAGGCCAAACACTGGAAGTACGGCGGGGGAAAATGGGCCGAGGTGGCTAGGAGCCACGCCGAAAAGACCCGCATATGTCTCGAAAGGCTGAAGTCCCTAGCCCCCAGAGTGGTGCCCGTAGTAGTTACGCTTACCTCTACCGGCGCTGTTATTGAGGGGGTGCCCGTGCTGTCCATATCTCTTCTTCCCGACTTCTTGAGAAATGTCGACGACCTGGATGATCAAATCCTTGTATTTATTTAG
- a CDS encoding FAD-dependent oxidoreductase, whose protein sequence is MICNSWMCGEIKRPGACSEEKYDILVVGAGIGGLAIAQELSKYGFKVGVFNEGPKGGHNALDGELTASGAPAIEYINKYALEPERGIFDGEVIISRSKCIKPSYKHLVLNTGGVEMYLPMPGSPNVVLASEALAGEINGKKLLVWGTTEWGLRVALSLARRGNHVVVADNSAYLRDVKYYQRQKDILEKFGIEVIYSAVVKKRDGREIRLKVNLGKKGFQERTLEVDAVVSAVRTANIYVPLRLGLKVFYSFELNSLVPRRNSFGEVLRLDERGKSTGGTNIYIVGELYGATYVHIEEAQAKLLAMYIASKEGLEDPDKASKALEDFRTKIALETNWLYNLDLRLSRGTDYSDLYVEPNVIDAPGWPYFWPNALDEIDGDQVICPCNGLKLSDFMKAVDRLNKARIEVKVTSDEVNRLRHAKMPTIDQLPGGPSPCFETFCVPNIAIIAGALYGVKPSYILYGKPKQLYESEL, encoded by the coding sequence ATGATCTGTAATTCTTGGATGTGCGGCGAGATCAAGAGGCCGGGCGCTTGTTCTGAGGAGAAATACGACATATTGGTAGTCGGCGCTGGGATTGGCGGACTGGCGATAGCCCAAGAGCTGTCCAAATACGGCTTTAAGGTCGGCGTGTTTAATGAAGGCCCTAAAGGCGGCCATAACGCCCTCGACGGAGAGCTGACGGCGTCGGGAGCGCCCGCTATTGAGTACATCAATAAGTACGCCTTAGAGCCAGAGAGGGGTATCTTCGACGGTGAGGTGATAATATCGCGTAGTAAATGCATCAAGCCCTCCTATAAGCACCTAGTCTTAAACACGGGGGGCGTCGAGATGTACCTCCCCATGCCCGGCTCTCCCAACGTGGTCCTCGCCTCAGAGGCGCTCGCGGGCGAGATAAATGGCAAGAAATTATTGGTGTGGGGAACTACAGAGTGGGGCCTCAGAGTCGCCTTATCGCTAGCCCGAAGGGGCAACCATGTCGTTGTCGCGGACAACTCGGCCTACCTACGTGATGTAAAGTACTACCAAAGGCAGAAGGACATCTTAGAGAAGTTTGGCATAGAGGTGATATACTCCGCTGTCGTCAAGAAGCGCGATGGCCGCGAGATACGGCTGAAGGTAAACTTGGGGAAGAAGGGCTTTCAAGAGAGGACTCTTGAGGTAGATGCCGTGGTGTCGGCTGTAAGGACGGCGAATATATATGTGCCGTTGAGACTGGGCCTCAAGGTATTCTACTCCTTCGAGCTCAACTCGTTGGTGCCCAGGCGCAATAGCTTCGGCGAGGTGTTAAGGCTAGACGAAAGGGGCAAGTCGACCGGGGGAACCAACATATACATCGTCGGTGAGCTCTACGGAGCTACTTACGTCCATATAGAGGAGGCGCAAGCTAAGCTATTGGCTATGTATATAGCCTCCAAAGAGGGGCTGGAAGATCCAGACAAGGCCTCTAAGGCCTTGGAGGACTTCAGAACGAAGATAGCGCTTGAGACCAATTGGCTCTACAACCTAGACTTGAGGCTGAGCAGAGGCACCGACTACAGCGACCTATACGTGGAGCCCAACGTGATAGACGCGCCCGGATGGCCGTACTTCTGGCCGAACGCCCTCGACGAAATAGACGGAGACCAGGTGATATGTCCCTGTAACGGGCTTAAGCTTTCGGACTTCATGAAGGCCGTAGATAGGCTCAACAAGGCCAGAATAGAGGTAAAGGTGACTAGCGACGAGGTGAATAGATTGAGACACGCCAAGATGCCCACTATAGACCAACTGCCCGGAGGCCCCTCTCCCTGTTTCGAGACGTTCTGTGTGCCCAACATAGCCATCATAGCAGGCGCTCTATACGGCGTGAAGCCGTCTTATATACTATATGGGAAGCCGAAACAGTTGTACGAATCAGAGCTTTAG
- a CDS encoding HAD family hydrolase, with amino-acid sequence MAIKALLLDFFGTLAKIDDEDSYLSDIANGISRVLNVDVGKALGYFLEARRLANAVREASGAEITVDGQAALIAALSGGSWRDIRAVLVDAMMRHLSPIDGAPEFLKWAAGRYKTAIISNITCRCYIEEFLKRVGASVDVLVTSDIVRYRKPHRLMFRLALKRLGAKPEEAVMVGDDDVDLGARALGILTVIVGDKTRGDLNFKDLGELRRWLEGV; translated from the coding sequence ATGGCCATCAAGGCGTTGCTTCTAGACTTCTTCGGCACTCTCGCCAAAATAGACGACGAAGACTCTTATTTAAGCGATATCGCTAACGGCATTTCCCGCGTATTGAATGTAGACGTTGGGAAGGCCCTAGGGTACTTCCTAGAGGCTAGGAGGCTCGCCAATGCGGTCAGGGAGGCCTCTGGGGCCGAGATAACTGTAGACGGGCAGGCGGCGCTAATCGCCGCGCTGTCGGGAGGGAGTTGGCGAGATATACGCGCGGTGTTGGTCGACGCCATGATGAGGCACCTATCGCCTATAGACGGCGCGCCTGAGTTCTTAAAGTGGGCCGCTGGTAGGTATAAGACCGCCATAATCTCCAACATCACGTGTAGGTGTTACATAGAGGAGTTCTTGAAGAGGGTCGGCGCCTCTGTGGACGTCTTGGTGACTTCCGACATAGTTAGATATAGGAAGCCCCACAGGCTGATGTTCCGCCTCGCCTTGAAGAGGCTTGGCGCCAAGCCTGAAGAGGCGGTGATGGTTGGCGACGACGATGTGGATCTGGGCGCCAGGGCCTTGGGGATCTTGACGGTGATAGTTGGCGATAAGACGCGCGGCGACCTTAACTTCAAGGACCTCGGGGAGTTGAGGCGGTGGCTCGAAGGCGTATAG
- a CDS encoding MMPL family transporter, whose product MNKLLAYALLALWLATYSYLAIHSGKVFGVLVYSESKLMPKNVKPNIVNKIINNTSTSNNSITFILVYGPDLQDRLSELNKTLSSEGYDIISPLTIQYTAQKIYWNKINNTINNITNYFFNNLNRIYNVTNTQCKLLDELKEAYETARNNATALLYATYGATLFNISTPQTERFLEYYRNYSRYYDVDTAIRLAADRAYGNLSWLLQNITWRNWASQSSIDLIAERILSTRLNSSLIGLAENITELGVEKYIFLQLSSKLPPELRPYLPYILCVNRTDEALAAFKEALLQNLTTEYPPPTMYTITQARQLLYGDQYALVIVNGSGAPRLNYSWAVPVSTDVLMSQFTDIVTSEVPEIDKTTSIVMLAILLFVFGTIVAPLLVLAEVGLSYLALLGLVYLISPYIAPYYLSVYIAAPVVFALGVDYNLLMLGRYAEERNRGAGPDEAISTVLSFGKRAILTSAIVAGLALGSFGFSLLPFMQTIGLTLALAVLLVLTTAFTATPALLTLLDDKAFWPRRIEDIRLHEGRSKFLAKAVDIALSRSRTIIAIATVATLALALFAISHLKITTNPISAMPDIESKKALHIAQTYFKNVTALSTTYLVFTQRPNSTVINYITKLPYYTNYTIFTRENYYIISLKLSVTSTSDELLYVYNNLTALRKFGLLYIGGDAGWKHVYYTYIYLYFWNFQIYIVLLTVILTLMVALRSLLTPLRLVATVLMSLVWGLTLNIALFQILGGQLTYWLQPVVLTSLLIAVGTDYDVFIVTRIREEVERGLDDRAAIKTAIVTTGPIVTGAALILALAFLSIVQSQLTVLQQVGATVAFSAIFDAYIVRPFLVPAIMNLLAKYNWWPSRPRGR is encoded by the coding sequence GTGAATAAGCTCCTCGCCTACGCCCTGCTGGCCTTGTGGCTGGCTACCTACTCCTATCTGGCAATACATTCGGGCAAAGTATTTGGAGTTCTTGTTTATTCAGAATCAAAACTTATGCCGAAAAATGTAAAACCAAATATAGTAAATAAAATAATAAATAATACATCTACATCTAATAATAGTATAACATTTATATTAGTCTACGGTCCCGACCTACAGGACAGACTAAGCGAGCTGAACAAAACGCTGTCCTCGGAAGGATATGATATAATTTCGCCACTCACTATACAATATACTGCACAAAAAATATATTGGAATAAAATTAATAATACAATAAATAATATAACAAACTATTTCTTTAATAATTTAAATAGAATTTATAATGTTACAAATACTCAGTGCAAACTCCTAGATGAACTAAAGGAGGCCTACGAGACGGCGCGTAACAACGCGACGGCGCTCCTATACGCCACATATGGAGCCACCCTATTCAACATATCGACGCCCCAGACCGAGCGCTTTTTGGAGTACTACAGAAACTACTCTAGGTACTACGACGTAGACACGGCGATTAGATTAGCCGCAGATAGGGCATACGGCAATTTGAGTTGGTTGCTACAAAATATAACATGGAGGAATTGGGCCTCGCAGAGCTCTATAGATCTAATAGCCGAAAGGATTCTCTCCACTAGGCTCAATTCGTCCCTAATAGGTCTCGCCGAAAACATCACAGAGCTAGGGGTGGAGAAATACATATTCCTACAGCTCTCCTCAAAGCTCCCGCCGGAGCTAAGGCCCTACCTACCCTACATCCTATGTGTAAATAGGACCGACGAGGCCCTCGCCGCGTTTAAGGAGGCCCTCCTACAGAACTTAACGACGGAATACCCACCACCGACCATGTACACAATAACTCAAGCCAGACAGTTGCTCTACGGCGACCAGTACGCATTGGTGATAGTTAACGGTAGCGGGGCCCCCCGGCTTAATTACAGCTGGGCGGTCCCCGTGTCGACCGATGTGCTTATGTCCCAATTTACGGATATAGTGACTTCAGAAGTGCCTGAGATAGACAAGACCACCTCCATAGTTATGTTGGCGATACTGCTCTTCGTCTTCGGCACGATAGTGGCGCCTCTGTTGGTTTTGGCGGAAGTCGGGCTTTCGTATCTGGCGCTACTGGGGCTCGTCTATTTGATCTCGCCGTATATAGCTCCATACTACCTTTCGGTCTACATAGCGGCGCCTGTAGTGTTCGCCCTAGGCGTGGACTACAACCTCTTGATGTTGGGCAGATACGCGGAGGAGAGGAATAGAGGGGCGGGGCCCGACGAGGCGATTTCCACCGTCTTGAGTTTCGGCAAGCGTGCAATACTGACTAGCGCGATAGTCGCAGGCCTCGCCTTGGGTAGCTTCGGCTTTTCGCTACTGCCCTTCATGCAGACTATAGGGCTGACGCTGGCGCTGGCAGTCTTGTTGGTGTTAACGACGGCCTTCACCGCAACGCCCGCGTTGCTGACCCTCCTAGACGACAAGGCTTTTTGGCCCAGAAGGATAGAAGACATAAGGCTACACGAGGGCCGCTCTAAGTTCTTAGCCAAGGCTGTAGACATCGCCCTTTCGAGGTCCAGAACGATAATAGCGATAGCGACCGTCGCCACGCTTGCGCTGGCCCTATTCGCTATATCTCACTTGAAGATAACTACCAATCCCATATCGGCGATGCCAGATATAGAGAGCAAAAAGGCGCTCCATATAGCCCAGACCTACTTCAAGAACGTAACTGCCCTCTCGACGACATATCTAGTCTTTACACAAAGGCCTAACTCCACTGTCATAAACTATATAACAAAACTTCCATACTATACTAATTATACTATATTTACAAGAGAAAATTATTATATTATTTCACTAAAGTTATCTGTAACAAGTACGTCAGATGAATTGTTATATGTATATAACAATTTAACGGCCTTGAGGAAATTCGGCTTGTTGTATATAGGTGGAGACGCCGGCTGGAAACACGTCTATTATACATATATATACTTATATTTCTGGAATTTCCAAATATATATAGTATTATTAACTGTAATATTGACTTTAATGGTGGCGCTTAGGAGCCTCTTGACGCCGTTGAGACTCGTGGCGACAGTCTTGATGTCTCTAGTTTGGGGGCTCACGTTGAACATCGCATTGTTTCAGATCTTAGGGGGCCAGCTCACCTACTGGCTCCAGCCGGTAGTCCTCACCAGTTTGCTGATTGCAGTCGGGACGGACTACGACGTATTTATAGTCACCAGGATCAGAGAGGAGGTAGAGAGAGGATTGGACGATAGGGCCGCCATAAAGACCGCCATAGTGACCACAGGCCCCATAGTCACCGGCGCGGCGCTCATACTGGCCCTGGCCTTTCTATCCATAGTGCAGTCCCAGCTCACAGTCCTCCAACAAGTAGGCGCGACTGTCGCATTTTCGGCAATCTTTGACGCCTATATCGTGAGGCCTTTCTTAGTGCCGGCCATAATGAATCTCCTAGCTAAGTACAACTGGTGGCCCTCCAGGCCCCGCGGACGTTAG
- a CDS encoding FtsX-like permease family protein: MAYRHIAMLALSDLKARRTRYVLLAVVIAIGAALMVALSTISVGAKIYVQDQLYQIFPADILIYSNSIDIPYAFISTLRTLPYVQNAEPVVMLTGSLGNKTVTILGVPLSDIGYFDVELQEGRLPHGSGEAVVEAALGLQPGQTATIAVYQSTIAPPTDLKVTVVGVMSNLLKGFIGPMSLNLVVVPLDWLQQQLGLGDFYNMVFITLKDKSLIQPLAQALKARFPQAEVYTQQSALSTVDRVFNMLNIFFLVIEVIAFLAGALTTFTVMSITVRERMGEVALLKATGISGRDIALTFMLEVLVVGLVGGIVGGVAGYFGAIGVKYLLIKAGYSFDVPIPFMPSFFALGVVLSLLVALAGALMPIYRAVSLRPLEILR; encoded by the coding sequence GTGGCTTACCGCCATATCGCCATGTTGGCGCTCAGCGACTTAAAAGCCAGGAGGACGCGCTATGTGCTTCTGGCCGTAGTGATAGCCATAGGGGCAGCCTTAATGGTGGCCTTGAGCACCATAAGCGTCGGCGCCAAGATTTATGTACAGGACCAATTATATCAAATATTTCCAGCTGATATACTTATTTATTCTAACTCTATAGATATACCATATGCATTTATATCTACATTAAGGACATTGCCGTATGTACAAAACGCCGAGCCTGTAGTCATGTTAACAGGCTCTCTGGGCAATAAGACCGTAACCATATTGGGGGTTCCCCTCAGCGATATCGGCTATTTCGATGTGGAGCTACAAGAGGGGAGGCTACCTCACGGCAGTGGCGAAGCCGTCGTGGAGGCTGCTCTCGGCTTACAGCCGGGGCAGACGGCGACCATAGCGGTGTATCAGAGCACCATCGCTCCTCCGACCGACCTCAAGGTGACTGTGGTGGGCGTTATGAGCAACTTGTTGAAGGGCTTTATAGGGCCTATGAGCCTCAACCTAGTGGTCGTGCCGCTGGACTGGCTACAACAACAATTGGGCCTCGGCGATTTTTACAACATGGTCTTTATAACTCTGAAGGATAAGTCGCTCATACAGCCGTTAGCCCAGGCTCTGAAGGCCAGATTTCCCCAGGCCGAGGTGTACACCCAACAGAGCGCTCTGTCCACTGTAGACAGGGTGTTCAACATGTTGAATATCTTCTTTTTGGTTATCGAGGTGATAGCGTTTTTGGCCGGCGCCTTGACTACCTTCACCGTGATGTCGATCACTGTGAGGGAGCGTATGGGGGAGGTGGCGTTGTTGAAGGCGACCGGCATTTCGGGTAGAGATATAGCGCTGACCTTCATGTTGGAGGTATTAGTAGTGGGGCTCGTGGGCGGGATCGTCGGCGGCGTGGCCGGCTATTTCGGCGCCATAGGCGTCAAGTATTTGTTGATAAAAGCGGGCTATTCCTTCGATGTGCCAATACCCTTCATGCCGTCCTTCTTTGCGCTCGGCGTAGTCCTCTCGTTGTTGGTAGCTCTGGCCGGCGCCTTGATGCCCATATATAGGGCCGTGTCGTTAAGGCCTCTTGAAATATTGAGATGA
- a CDS encoding ABC transporter ATP-binding protein, with protein MTDAVYLENVHKVYRTAAGEVHALRGVTLRIPKGAMVAFMGPSGSGKTTLLNIISSLDKPTSGKVIVLDTDVTKLDEKSLERFRLHKIGYLFQSYNLVPYLTALQNVELPMLAAGMPRDLAKAKAKLLLRLVGLEDSADRLPIQLSGGMQQRVALARALANSPELLILDEPTSNIDLDNASIILSLILALNKIWGSTVLIATHDPDVAAVADKVYTVRGGYVTDGGVPKGEIKIDVDKAKEIYEKIRAIDSAWQ; from the coding sequence ATGACCGACGCGGTATATCTAGAAAACGTACATAAGGTCTATCGGACCGCCGCAGGCGAGGTGCATGCGTTGAGGGGAGTTACTCTGAGGATACCTAAAGGCGCCATGGTGGCGTTCATGGGCCCCTCTGGGTCAGGCAAGACGACGCTTTTGAATATCATATCGTCTCTCGACAAGCCCACCAGCGGGAAGGTGATAGTACTCGATACGGATGTGACGAAACTAGACGAAAAGAGCCTCGAGAGGTTCAGACTGCACAAAATAGGGTATTTATTCCAGTCGTACAACTTAGTGCCCTACCTCACGGCCTTGCAGAACGTCGAACTGCCTATGTTGGCCGCCGGTATGCCTAGAGATCTAGCTAAAGCTAAGGCCAAGTTGTTGTTGAGGCTGGTGGGCCTCGAGGACTCAGCCGACAGGCTCCCCATACAGCTGTCCGGCGGCATGCAACAACGCGTAGCTCTGGCCCGCGCGCTCGCCAACAGCCCCGAGCTTTTAATACTAGACGAGCCTACCTCCAATATAGACCTAGACAATGCCTCTATTATACTCAGCTTAATTCTGGCTCTCAATAAGATTTGGGGGAGCACAGTGCTGATAGCCACACACGACCCTGACGTGGCGGCCGTAGCGGACAAGGTCTATACGGTCAGAGGGGGCTACGTGACGGACGGCGGCGTGCCTAAAGGCGAGATAAAAATCGATGTGGACAAGGCGAAAGAGATTTATGAAAAGATTAGGGCTATAGATTCGGCATGGCAATAA